The following coding sequences are from one Paenibacillus sp. FSL R5-0912 window:
- a CDS encoding carbohydrate ABC transporter permease produces the protein MIKASLGERIFDICNSIIMVLMIILTLYPMLYILFSSLSDGNRLISFDGILLWPQGFSLAAYKAVLNNPVILSGFKNTLFILVVGLVINMTLTSLGAYFLSREGVLLQKPIMFFIVFTMFFQGGLVPFYLIVKSYGLLDSLWALILPTAVSTFNLIIMRTYFMAIPRELEESAFLDGAGHFTILFRIFLPLSMPVVAVLILYYGVGHWNSWFNAMIFLRDQSLFPIQLVVRNIILENDNASMLGTTTLLHSRDVTETLKYAAIIVSTAPILVLYPFLQKYFVKGVMVGALKG, from the coding sequence ATGATTAAAGCGTCGCTCGGCGAACGAATCTTTGATATCTGCAATTCCATTATTATGGTGCTTATGATTATTCTGACACTCTATCCTATGCTGTATATTTTGTTCTCCTCGTTAAGTGACGGGAACCGCCTGATCTCCTTCGATGGCATTCTGCTCTGGCCGCAAGGCTTCTCGCTGGCAGCTTACAAGGCGGTGCTTAACAACCCAGTCATTCTGAGCGGCTTCAAAAATACACTGTTCATTCTGGTGGTGGGACTTGTCATTAACATGACGCTTACCTCCCTTGGCGCTTATTTCCTGTCACGGGAAGGGGTCTTGCTGCAAAAGCCGATCATGTTCTTCATCGTATTCACCATGTTTTTCCAAGGGGGACTCGTGCCTTTCTATCTGATCGTGAAATCCTATGGCCTGCTCGACAGCCTCTGGGCGCTGATTCTGCCTACCGCGGTTAGTACGTTCAACTTAATCATCATGCGCACTTATTTCATGGCGATTCCGAGGGAGCTGGAGGAGTCCGCTTTTCTGGACGGTGCTGGCCACTTCACGATCCTGTTCCGCATCTTCCTTCCGTTGTCCATGCCGGTTGTCGCCGTGCTGATCCTGTATTATGGCGTAGGCCACTGGAACAGCTGGTTCAACGCGATGATCTTCCTGCGGGACCAGAGCCTGTTCCCGATCCAGCTTGTGGTCAGAAATATCATTCTTGAGAACGATAACGCCAGCATGCTGGGCACCACAACGCTGCTCCACAGCCGGGATGTGACTGAGACGCTGAAGTATGCGGCAATTATCGTGAGTACAGCGCCAATCCTGGTGCTGTATCCGTTCCTGCAGAAGTATTTTGTAAAAGGCGTGATGGTAGGGGCTCTAAAGGGGTGA
- a CDS encoding extracellular solute-binding protein, which produces MKLFGTYKLHKPVVVLLGLTLLASGCSSSKNVNNESAPNTSAGNAPASNEAAADFTYPMSGGIELTYMNEQLGGTPERLPVDDEYEKRTGIAIKQLGGTPMTDQKFSLLLASGELPDIFLNTWLQYPGGPDKAVEQGYILKLNDLIDQYAPNLKKTLQEHPEIDKMIKTDDGTYYAFPFIRSEAGRVYGGPIIRQDWLDELDLSIPETIEEWHTVLTAFKEKKNAASPVTFRTMFLGERTGGFAGAFGVMGNFYVNDGKVVYGYLEPGYKDYLTTMSQWYKEGLIDKDFASIDAATVDKKMTSNVSGATIGWQYYIEKYNSAVQETDPKADFVAAPYPSAVKGELPEFGQLDNAYAGTSSAAISATAKNVEAAMRWLDYAFTMEGSMLNTYGVEGMTYNLEDGKPVYTDLVVKNPEGLGSDQVMSKYSHGTNFPMIQQDNNLPAKYPATTESIGIWKQTNHESHLLPPVTPTAEEADEMSSIMNDINAFVKETELKIILGTESVDKYDQAVQQMKDLGIERALEIQQAAYERYLNR; this is translated from the coding sequence ATGAAATTATTTGGAACGTACAAGCTTCACAAACCGGTTGTCGTTTTGTTAGGTCTCACATTGCTGGCTTCAGGCTGCAGCAGTTCCAAGAATGTGAACAATGAGAGCGCTCCAAACACATCTGCAGGGAACGCCCCTGCTTCAAATGAAGCCGCTGCAGATTTCACTTATCCGATGTCGGGCGGAATAGAGCTGACTTATATGAACGAACAGCTGGGAGGCACGCCGGAACGTCTGCCGGTCGATGACGAATACGAGAAACGTACAGGAATCGCCATCAAACAGCTGGGCGGAACACCCATGACTGATCAGAAGTTCAGTCTGCTGCTGGCATCAGGTGAACTGCCGGATATCTTCCTGAATACATGGCTGCAATATCCGGGCGGTCCTGACAAAGCTGTAGAGCAGGGATATATTCTGAAGCTTAATGATCTGATTGATCAATACGCGCCTAACCTGAAGAAGACCCTCCAGGAGCACCCGGAAATTGACAAAATGATCAAAACGGATGACGGCACCTACTATGCTTTTCCGTTCATCCGCTCGGAAGCCGGACGTGTCTATGGCGGGCCGATTATCCGTCAGGATTGGCTGGATGAGCTGGATCTCAGTATCCCGGAAACGATTGAGGAGTGGCATACCGTCCTGACTGCTTTTAAAGAGAAGAAGAATGCTGCCTCCCCTGTAACCTTCCGCACGATGTTCCTCGGTGAACGGACAGGCGGATTCGCCGGAGCCTTCGGCGTGATGGGGAACTTCTATGTCAATGATGGAAAAGTAGTGTACGGCTATCTAGAGCCGGGCTACAAGGATTACCTGACTACGATGAGCCAGTGGTACAAAGAAGGGCTGATCGACAAGGATTTCGCCTCTATTGATGCAGCTACAGTCGATAAGAAAATGACCTCTAATGTTAGCGGTGCAACGATTGGCTGGCAGTACTATATTGAGAAATATAATTCAGCCGTACAGGAAACCGATCCGAAGGCCGACTTCGTAGCCGCTCCTTATCCGTCTGCTGTCAAAGGCGAGCTTCCAGAATTTGGCCAGCTGGATAATGCTTATGCGGGGACAAGCTCTGCAGCAATCTCTGCCACCGCCAAGAATGTCGAAGCGGCTATGCGCTGGCTGGATTATGCCTTTACCATGGAAGGCAGCATGCTGAATACCTATGGTGTTGAAGGAATGACTTACAATCTGGAAGACGGCAAGCCCGTCTATACCGATCTTGTAGTTAAGAATCCGGAGGGCCTCGGCAGCGATCAGGTCATGTCCAAATATTCTCACGGCACCAACTTCCCGATGATTCAGCAGGACAACAACCTGCCGGCGAAATATCCGGCAACTACCGAATCCATCGGCATCTGGAAACAAACCAATCATGAGAGCCACCTGCTTCCTCCGGTAACCCCAACTGCCGAAGAAGCGGATGAAATGAGCAGTATTATGAACGATATCAACGCCTTTGTGAAAGAAACGGAGCTCAAGATCATCCTGGGAACCGAATCTGTTGATAAATATGATCAAGCTGTTCAGCAAATGAAGGATCTGGGCATTGAGCGCGCACTGGAAATTCAACAAGCGGCCTACGAACGTTATTTGAACCGCTAA
- a CDS encoding glycoside hydrolase family 2 TIM barrel-domain containing protein encodes MSLKRKLSKGWQFSKQPLHSELAKVAAGTDWMPVTLPHDWLIYDTYNLYENGEGWYRTGLEFGEVPAKELVSLRFEGVYMNSTLYVNGQVAGEWKYGYSTFEFDITPYLTAGENEIYMRVIHESPNSRWYSGAGIYRPVWLKTTPKTHMAADGIYIVARAAEGEAWTVDVGVELHIAEAAAEGTKLKLRHSILDAEGTVVAGKITEVPVQAGLTVHSHSRLTVDQPLLWDITSPQLYSLQSELLAEDEVIEVEKESFGFRTMVLDSNKGFFLNGRHVKIYGVCQHHDLGALGAAVNKAALRRQFVLLQEMGVNAIRTAHNMPAVELMELADEMGLLIVSEAFDMWERSKTAYDYARFYPEWWKRDIASWVRRDRNRPSLLMWSIGNEIYDTHADSRGQELTRELQAEVLVHDPGGNAFVTIGSNFMPWENAQKCADIVKVAGYNYAEKYYGQHHREHPDWIIYGSETCSTVQSRGVYHFPLAQSVLADDDLQCSSLGNSSTSWGAKSTEACITADRDASFSLGQFLWTGFDYIGEPTPYHTKNSYFGQLDTAGFPKDSYYIYQAEWTDYHTNPMVHIFPYWDFSEGQQIDVRVCSNAPRIELFVNEVSQGSVDIDHIHGHKLLGEWQLPYAEGVLRAAAYDEQGNIIATDQISSFGDADSLVLTPDKQEIAADGTDLIFVTISTLDLSGRPVANANNQVHLSIEGPGRLIGLDNGDSTDYDSYKGVSRKLFSGKLLAVIASTLEPGTITLRAASANLASAELTLRSALPAPGTFNEDELYLYAHNPLEADASSAEPEVGHNREIPVRKLELICPAGNVLTPEQPSLPVRVKLHPPDAAWQDVEWRITNAAGIDANIATIEASGHEAVISALGDGDVYIRCGTANGADGIRLYSQMEFKLTGLGQAYLNPYEFVSSGFNSSHSRNLTNGNERGVATAREGESRICFERIDFGDYGADEIILPIFSLDDQELPIEIWEGVPGESGAELLTTVTYQKPSLWNVYQEERYTLPKRLTGMTSLTFVLFKKIHLKGFSFVCKHKAFERLDALTNSAVYGDTFTVTENAIEGIGNNVSLIFAGMDFGGAECSRIVICGRSALANNTLQILFSGPAGEGKQLIEFAGSDSYTEREFTLEPPVSGSQTVTFLFLPGSQFDFKWFQFLRSV; translated from the coding sequence ATGAGTCTAAAAAGGAAACTCAGCAAGGGCTGGCAATTCAGCAAGCAGCCGCTTCATTCCGAGCTCGCCAAGGTAGCCGCAGGTACGGACTGGATGCCGGTTACGCTGCCGCATGATTGGCTGATTTACGATACTTATAATCTCTATGAGAACGGAGAGGGCTGGTACCGCACCGGCCTTGAATTCGGTGAAGTGCCTGCCAAGGAGCTCGTTTCCCTGCGTTTTGAGGGAGTGTATATGAACTCTACGCTATACGTGAACGGCCAGGTCGCGGGGGAGTGGAAATACGGATATTCTACCTTTGAGTTTGATATTACCCCGTACCTGACAGCGGGGGAGAATGAAATATATATGCGTGTCATCCATGAATCGCCCAATTCCCGCTGGTACTCCGGCGCCGGAATCTATCGGCCTGTCTGGCTCAAGACTACGCCGAAGACGCATATGGCGGCAGACGGGATCTATATAGTGGCCAGAGCAGCGGAAGGTGAAGCCTGGACAGTGGATGTGGGTGTTGAGCTGCATATTGCTGAAGCTGCTGCAGAAGGCACGAAGCTGAAGCTGCGGCATAGCATTCTGGATGCGGAGGGTACCGTTGTTGCCGGGAAAATTACAGAGGTGCCTGTACAAGCCGGTTTAACAGTCCATAGCCACAGCCGTCTGACTGTTGATCAGCCCCTGCTATGGGATATTACGAGTCCCCAACTCTATAGCCTGCAATCCGAACTGCTGGCAGAGGATGAGGTAATTGAAGTGGAGAAGGAGAGCTTCGGCTTCCGGACCATGGTACTGGATAGTAACAAGGGCTTCTTCCTCAACGGCCGTCATGTCAAAATATACGGAGTCTGCCAGCATCACGACCTGGGTGCTCTGGGGGCTGCTGTGAACAAGGCGGCTCTACGCCGCCAGTTCGTGCTGCTGCAGGAAATGGGCGTGAATGCCATCCGTACAGCACATAATATGCCTGCTGTCGAACTCATGGAGCTGGCCGATGAAATGGGATTGCTGATCGTTTCAGAAGCCTTCGACATGTGGGAGCGCAGCAAGACAGCCTATGATTATGCCAGGTTCTATCCGGAGTGGTGGAAGCGCGATATTGCCAGCTGGGTGCGGCGTGACCGCAACCGCCCAAGCCTGCTGATGTGGAGCATCGGCAACGAGATTTACGACACTCATGCGGATAGCCGGGGTCAGGAGCTTACCCGGGAGCTGCAGGCTGAAGTGCTGGTTCATGATCCGGGAGGCAATGCGTTCGTTACCATCGGCTCGAACTTCATGCCGTGGGAGAATGCGCAGAAATGCGCTGATATCGTGAAGGTAGCCGGCTATAACTACGCAGAGAAATATTACGGGCAGCATCACCGGGAGCATCCGGATTGGATTATCTACGGCAGTGAGACCTGCTCTACCGTGCAGAGCCGGGGAGTCTATCATTTCCCGCTGGCCCAGTCCGTGCTGGCAGATGATGATCTTCAGTGTTCTTCCCTCGGGAACAGCTCTACCAGCTGGGGAGCCAAAAGCACAGAGGCCTGCATCACTGCAGACCGGGATGCTTCTTTCTCGCTGGGACAGTTTCTCTGGACCGGCTTTGACTATATAGGTGAGCCTACTCCATATCACACCAAGAATTCGTATTTCGGACAGCTGGATACCGCAGGTTTCCCTAAGGATTCCTATTATATTTATCAGGCGGAATGGACGGATTATCATACGAATCCTATGGTTCACATCTTCCCTTACTGGGATTTCTCGGAGGGGCAGCAGATTGATGTCCGTGTTTGCTCTAATGCTCCGCGGATTGAATTGTTCGTAAATGAAGTCTCGCAAGGAAGCGTGGATATCGACCATATCCATGGACATAAGCTGCTTGGAGAATGGCAGCTGCCCTATGCGGAGGGGGTTCTTCGCGCAGCTGCTTATGATGAGCAGGGGAATATAATCGCTACGGATCAGATCTCCTCCTTCGGAGATGCGGATTCGCTGGTCCTCACCCCCGACAAACAGGAAATCGCAGCGGATGGTACGGACCTTATATTTGTAACGATCAGTACACTGGATCTGTCGGGACGTCCGGTAGCGAATGCGAATAATCAGGTGCATCTGAGCATTGAAGGCCCGGGGCGGCTGATCGGTCTGGATAATGGGGACAGCACGGATTATGACTCCTATAAAGGCGTAAGCCGCAAGTTATTCAGCGGCAAACTGCTTGCTGTGATTGCCAGTACGCTGGAGCCTGGAACGATTACTTTGCGAGCGGCCTCGGCGAATTTAGCTTCCGCTGAGCTTACCCTCAGGTCAGCTCTTCCGGCACCGGGAACCTTCAATGAAGACGAGCTGTATCTCTACGCGCATAATCCGCTGGAAGCAGATGCGTCTTCTGCGGAGCCGGAGGTTGGCCATAATCGGGAAATTCCGGTCCGCAAGCTGGAGCTGATCTGTCCTGCGGGCAACGTTCTGACGCCGGAGCAACCGTCGCTTCCGGTTCGTGTGAAGCTTCATCCGCCGGATGCTGCCTGGCAGGATGTCGAGTGGCGGATTACCAATGCTGCTGGCATTGATGCGAATATCGCGACCATTGAGGCTAGTGGGCATGAAGCGGTGATATCTGCTCTGGGCGATGGAGATGTGTATATCCGCTGCGGTACAGCCAATGGAGCTGACGGCATACGGCTCTATTCACAAATGGAATTCAAGCTTACAGGCCTTGGCCAAGCCTATCTGAATCCGTATGAGTTTGTCTCTTCCGGGTTTAACAGCAGCCACAGCCGGAATTTGACTAACGGCAATGAACGGGGTGTCGCCACAGCCCGGGAAGGGGAGAGCCGGATCTGCTTCGAACGGATCGACTTCGGGGATTATGGCGCTGATGAGATCATCCTGCCCATCTTCTCGCTTGATGATCAGGAGCTCCCGATTGAAATTTGGGAAGGCGTTCCCGGGGAGAGTGGTGCCGAGCTGCTCACCACAGTCACTTATCAGAAGCCTTCCCTATGGAATGTATATCAGGAGGAACGTTACACACTGCCTAAGCGTTTGACGGGTATGACTTCGCTGACTTTTGTACTCTTCAAGAAGATTCATCTGAAGGGCTTCTCGTTTGTCTGCAAGCACAAGGCGTTTGAGCGTCTTGATGCCCTAACCAATAGCGCGGTTTACGGGGATACCTTCACAGTAACGGAGAACGCAATCGAGGGGATCGGCAACAATGTCTCGCTTATCTTTGCAGGGATGGACTTTGGAGGGGCGGAATGCTCCCGGATTGTAATCTGCGGCCGCTCCGCTCTTGCGAATAACACGCTGCAGATCCTGTTCAGCGGACCCGCTGGCGAAGGCAAGCAGCTGATTGAATTTGCTGGCAGCGACAGCTACACGGAGCGTGAATTCACACTGGAGCCGCCGGTAAGCGGAAGCCAGACGGTCACCTTCCTGTTCCTGCCGGGCAGCCAGTTTGACTTCAAATGGTTCCAGTTCCTGCGGTCCGTATAG
- a CDS encoding AraC family transcriptional regulator gives MKYKRFRFSKSIAFKWIVSYSVIMLIPLIVSAIIYLQTKQIVEYEIERAGNAMLKQMQNTVDSEINQAEKLAMQLSIHSSVNKYLTLTPDAEGAGAFQIYQTRQELSRYKSANDFIDGIYLYSSSLDRVLTDETYTDSETFYAMNSTMIGLSYEEWLSQLNGGSDDGGTPMPFIEFKRWENKVVMMKPFTSSVADNGLKGMLVLPLNGSKIQSMLKNVDWVNNGEVYIADDHNQILFQNNDASPQLAVPDAQAGDETAGTSFQDIAGTENMVSFIDSDTTKWKYISVFPSSVFWEKARQIRNLNLLGLFISFLIGTVVISYFARKNYNPVRELVNMFTPSTDEQTQRVLDEFSFIRESALATIRERDDINSRQFRQLRVLQTYYLSRLLKGQVEDGLSLEEAARVHHFQWDSEDFAVLLFYIQAGGEGSPSPSLSNFIVSNIIMDFTGPDHGLSFTEMDGMLAAVMNINTGRSVSWKEDIEDALGQTLDFIQRKYGLQIAMAGSELLHGMGSMHQGYLQALEAQEYRLVLEENISIWYGDIEPQETDYYLTINDEVVFINLVKSGEFEKAAAMADEILARFFGSQVSIELVRYAMIDLTSSIMKAVPQETKRSKLWEEWRPMKRLLACSTRADFRHELTELIQMACSKATEKLALVSNSGIGDEVSAYVQNHYADINLSVSMIGANFGITPQYVSRLFKEQMGQGLHDYISQVRTAEAKKLLQEGVTIEEVSSRVGFSSSSAFIRVFKKYEGITPGRFKTLQ, from the coding sequence ATGAAATATAAGCGCTTTAGGTTCAGCAAAAGTATTGCCTTTAAATGGATCGTCTCCTATTCTGTGATCATGCTTATCCCGCTTATTGTTAGCGCTATCATCTATCTGCAGACCAAACAGATTGTAGAGTATGAGATTGAACGTGCAGGCAACGCCATGCTTAAGCAGATGCAGAATACAGTAGACAGCGAGATTAATCAGGCTGAGAAGCTGGCCATGCAATTATCCATTCATAGCAGTGTGAACAAATACTTAACTCTCACACCTGACGCAGAGGGAGCAGGGGCCTTTCAGATCTATCAAACCCGGCAGGAGCTGAGCAGGTACAAATCCGCCAATGATTTCATTGATGGAATCTATCTGTATTCTAGCAGTCTGGACAGGGTACTGACGGATGAGACGTATACGGACAGCGAAACCTTTTATGCGATGAACAGTACGATGATCGGCTTGTCCTATGAAGAATGGCTGTCACAGCTGAACGGTGGGAGTGACGATGGCGGGACTCCCATGCCGTTTATTGAATTCAAGCGCTGGGAGAATAAGGTTGTGATGATGAAGCCGTTCACCAGCAGCGTTGCTGACAATGGACTGAAGGGGATGCTGGTTCTGCCGCTGAACGGCAGCAAGATTCAGAGCATGCTGAAGAATGTGGATTGGGTGAATAACGGTGAGGTGTACATTGCCGATGATCATAATCAGATTTTATTTCAGAATAACGATGCTTCCCCGCAGCTGGCAGTGCCGGACGCCCAGGCTGGGGATGAGACTGCAGGCACTTCTTTCCAGGATATCGCCGGTACGGAGAATATGGTATCCTTCATCGATTCCGATACCACCAAATGGAAGTATATCAGTGTGTTTCCTTCAAGCGTATTCTGGGAAAAAGCGCGGCAAATCCGCAATTTGAACCTGCTGGGACTATTTATCAGCTTTTTGATCGGGACGGTGGTCATCTCCTACTTTGCCCGCAAGAATTATAATCCTGTCCGCGAGCTGGTTAATATGTTCACGCCCTCCACAGATGAGCAGACGCAGCGGGTGTTGGATGAATTCTCCTTCATCCGGGAGAGCGCCCTGGCTACCATCCGGGAGAGGGATGACATTAACAGCCGGCAATTCAGGCAGCTGCGTGTGTTGCAGACCTACTACTTATCAAGGCTGCTCAAAGGGCAGGTGGAAGACGGATTATCGCTGGAGGAAGCGGCGAGAGTCCATCACTTCCAGTGGGATTCGGAGGATTTTGCGGTACTCCTATTCTACATTCAGGCTGGCGGAGAAGGCAGTCCGTCGCCAAGCCTTTCCAATTTCATCGTGTCCAACATCATTATGGATTTCACAGGTCCGGATCACGGCCTGAGCTTTACCGAAATGGACGGTATGCTGGCGGCGGTTATGAATATTAACACCGGCCGCTCCGTCAGCTGGAAAGAGGATATTGAAGATGCGCTGGGCCAAACCCTGGATTTCATTCAGCGGAAATACGGTCTGCAGATTGCGATGGCCGGCAGCGAGCTGCTTCACGGAATGGGCAGTATGCATCAGGGATATCTGCAGGCGCTGGAGGCTCAGGAATACCGGCTGGTGCTGGAAGAGAATATATCAATCTGGTATGGGGATATTGAACCGCAGGAGACGGATTATTATCTGACAATCAATGATGAAGTGGTATTTATTAATCTGGTCAAAAGCGGTGAATTTGAGAAGGCTGCGGCGATGGCAGATGAGATTCTGGCCCGCTTCTTCGGTTCCCAGGTGTCCATTGAGCTTGTGAGATATGCCATGATTGATTTAACCAGCTCCATTATGAAGGCCGTCCCGCAGGAAACGAAGCGCTCGAAGCTATGGGAGGAATGGCGTCCGATGAAAAGGCTCTTGGCCTGCTCCACACGCGCAGATTTCCGTCATGAGCTGACAGAGCTGATCCAAATGGCCTGCAGCAAAGCCACGGAGAAGCTTGCGCTGGTGTCAAATTCGGGAATCGGAGACGAGGTATCTGCCTATGTGCAGAATCATTATGCGGACATCAATCTTAGTGTGTCCATGATTGGTGCCAATTTCGGCATCACTCCGCAATATGTGTCTCGGTTGTTCAAGGAACAGATGGGTCAGGGTCTGCATGATTACATCAGTCAGGTTCGTACAGCCGAGGCCAAAAAATTGCTTCAGGAAGGAGTCACCATTGAGGAGGTTTCTTCCCGTGTGGGCTTCTCCAGCAGCAGTGCGTTCATCCGGGTATTCAAAAAGTATGAAGGCATCACACCGGGGCGGTTCAAAACTCTGCAATAA
- a CDS encoding ABC transporter permease produces the protein MLKTRLGKDFLRNKWLYLMILPVILYYVLFHYVPLYGTIIAFKQFVPSQGIWGSEWVGFKHFEAFFSSIYFFRVIKNTVLLSFFNLLIGFPAPIILALLLNELKSPIFRRITQTITYMPHFITLVVVAGIVRYFTLSDGLINDVIAFFGGARISFLQQPESFRPIYIISEIWQQIGWGTIIYLAAITGIDQQQYEAAKIDGATKIQQIRHVTLPGILPTIMIMLILALGNIMNVGFEKIILLYSASIYETADVISTFVYRKGILEFSYSYSAAVGLFNSVINFTILLLANSFSKRASKNSLW, from the coding sequence ATGCTGAAAACCAGACTGGGAAAAGACTTCCTGCGCAATAAATGGCTGTATCTGATGATTCTGCCTGTCATCCTATATTATGTTTTGTTCCACTATGTTCCGCTTTACGGTACGATTATTGCCTTCAAGCAATTTGTCCCTTCCCAAGGAATATGGGGCAGTGAATGGGTGGGATTCAAGCACTTTGAAGCTTTTTTTTCGAGTATTTATTTTTTTCGCGTAATTAAGAACACCGTTCTGCTAAGCTTCTTCAATCTGCTCATCGGATTTCCGGCACCGATCATTCTGGCCTTACTGCTAAATGAATTGAAAAGCCCGATTTTCCGCCGGATCACACAGACTATTACCTACATGCCGCATTTTATTACACTTGTAGTTGTGGCGGGAATTGTGCGCTACTTCACCTTATCGGATGGTTTGATTAACGATGTCATTGCCTTTTTTGGCGGCGCCCGGATCTCATTTCTGCAACAGCCCGAGTCCTTCCGCCCCATTTATATCATCAGTGAGATCTGGCAGCAAATCGGCTGGGGAACAATCATCTATCTGGCCGCCATCACCGGTATTGACCAGCAGCAGTATGAGGCTGCCAAAATTGACGGAGCGACCAAGATTCAGCAGATCCGCCACGTTACCCTGCCCGGCATTCTGCCTACGATTATGATTATGCTGATCCTGGCACTCGGAAATATTATGAATGTCGGATTTGAGAAAATCATTCTGTTATACAGCGCCAGTATTTACGAGACGGCTGATGTCATATCCACTTTTGTTTACCGTAAAGGGATTCTGGAATTCAGCTACAGCTACAGTGCGGCGGTAGGTCTGTTCAACTCCGTCATCAACTTCACCATTCTGCTGCTCGCCAACTCTTTCAGTAAACGTGCAAGTAAAAACAGTCTTTGGTAA
- a CDS encoding Nif3-like dinuclear metal center hexameric protein, translating to MTLTFGQVIGHLTAGIRKPDGTVDRLEPGAPESEVQGIVTAFSASQYVIEQAVLLGANLIITHEGVFYSHQDNREGLENDPVYRQKSALIASTGVGIYRFHDYVHRYTPDGIIEGLLRELEWEPYVERHLPHVSILSVPAASVSEIAGYLKQQLHIPYVRAAGNLSAVCSRVGVLVGYRGGGAATIPLFEQESLDLIIAGEGPEWETPEYIRDAVRQGRSQALIMLGHAESEAPGMKLLAQRLALQFPDVPVHYIQEQPVFQIV from the coding sequence ATGACGCTCACTTTCGGACAGGTTATCGGACATTTAACAGCAGGCATCCGCAAGCCGGATGGAACGGTAGACAGGCTGGAGCCGGGTGCTCCGGAGTCGGAAGTGCAGGGAATTGTGACCGCCTTCTCGGCTTCGCAGTATGTAATTGAACAGGCGGTCTTGCTTGGTGCGAATCTGATCATTACGCATGAAGGTGTTTTTTATAGCCATCAGGACAACCGGGAAGGATTGGAGAATGATCCTGTATACCGGCAGAAATCTGCATTGATCGCCAGCACCGGGGTAGGTATCTACCGCTTCCATGACTATGTGCACCGCTATACACCGGACGGGATCATAGAAGGGCTGCTGCGGGAGCTGGAATGGGAGCCGTATGTCGAACGGCATCTGCCCCATGTGTCTATTCTCTCGGTCCCTGCTGCGTCAGTTTCAGAGATTGCCGGATATTTGAAGCAGCAGCTGCATATCCCCTATGTCCGCGCAGCAGGCAATTTATCCGCTGTATGCAGCAGAGTGGGCGTGCTGGTTGGCTACAGAGGCGGTGGTGCAGCTACCATTCCCCTATTTGAGCAGGAGTCACTTGATCTGATTATCGCCGGTGAAGGCCCGGAATGGGAGACCCCGGAATATATCCGGGATGCCGTCCGGCAGGGCCGAAGCCAGGCATTAATTATGCTGGGCCATGCGGAGAGTGAAGCGCCGGGGATGAAGCTGCTCGCGCAGCGGCTGGCCTTGCAGTTTCCGGATGTACCGGTGCATTATATTCAGGAACAGCCTGTATTTCAAATTGTATAA